GGTTCTCTTCCAAATGATGCAACAGAATTTATCAAAATTTCTGGTTGTGAATTCCTACAGCTTCCAGCAAATCCAACAGATCATAAAGCAATTCTAGAGAAATGTCTTAAAGCAGAACAGGGTGCAATAGTCAACTGGAATAAAATATGCCAGATGACCCACGGTAAGGATCCTGCCACGTATGATATTGCTAAAGACATCTTAGCTGAAGAGATCGAACATGAGTCATGGTTCCTAGAGTTAATCTATGGAAGACCATCAGGACACATGAGACGAAAATATTCAGGTGAGAGACCACATACCAGAAAACACTCTAGAGCACTCGATATGGCATAAGTGCCAAATCATTTTCTTTCTTTTAGTAATGATTAGGGTGATTTGAATAACGACACGTTGTGAATATGAGCTGTTTTATCACGGTTATATAGAAAAATGACATTATAATATTGTGGTAAAGCAAATCAGCCTTGATGCTTGGCAGATTCAGCAATTATCAGATCTGTTAGAAAAAGGCTCAAACATTGTTGCAAAGACAAACAAACCAATTGTATTGTACAGACAAACCTTAGAGGAGGAAGATGAATCATATGAAGAAATTGTTTGTACTCTAACAAAGGGATATGTCATTGAGCAAATGGTCACATCAGGAGGAATACTGGTTCCAAGTTTTCATCAACAATTTGTTTTTACAATTCAAGAATATCCTCAAGAGTTATTGAGGAAAAGCAAAGATCGCTTTTTAGAGATGATTGATTTTCTCGAAGAGCAGCTAAAATAACATCATAGTTAATAAAGACCGTAAAATTCACAAATTTTGCATGCGTCTGCTAGAGTTTCAAGCAAAGGAATTATTCAGAGAGTATGGAATCAATCTGCTTGATAGTAAGGCATCAACAGATATTGAGCAGGGTCGCAAGCACGCAAAAGAGTTAGGATATCCATTTGTAATTAAAATCCAAGTTCCAGTTGGAGGAAGAGGAAAGGCAGGAGGAATTCAGGTTTGCAAAAATGATGATGAATTTGAATTAAAGTATCCCCAAATCATGGACTTGACAATCAAAGGAGAAAAGGCAAGAGCCATACTTCTTGAAAAGATGGCAGATATCAAAAAAGAATTGTACCTATCATTATTTTTGAATCGCTCAAAGAGATGCTACACAATAATTGCATCAGCTGAAGGAGGAGTTGAAATTGAATCAGTCAAAAACCAAATCATCAAAGAAGTAGGATTGGGAAATGTCTCTGATGAAATGGCAAAGGAAGTTGCAAAAGAGATGGGCCTTGTAGGAAAAACTGCAGACCAATTTGTAGACACATTAAAAAAATTATCAAAATTAACAATTGAAAAAGAAGCAGAGCTTGCAGAGATCAATCCACTAGCTATAATGCAAGATGATTCAATCATGGCCCTTGATGGTAAATTTGTAACAGATGATAACAGTAATTTCAGACATGATGAGCTGCAAAAGTACCAAGAAAAGACAGAGATAGAAGAGAGAGCAGAGAAGAGTGGCTTTTCACTTGTTGAGCTTGATGGAGATATTGCAGTAGTAGGTAATGGTGCAGGACTTGTAATGTCTACGCTTGACATGTTATCAGATAATGGTGGAAAAGCAGCATGCTTTCTTGATGTTGGTGGTGGTGCAACAACAGAGTCAGTCTATGAAGCATTAACATTGATTAGTAAAATCAAAAGAGTCAAAGGAATTCTTGTAAATCTCTATGGAGGAATTGTAAAGACCACAGTAGTAGCTGAAGCATTTCTTAAAGCATATGAAGATAATTTAATTGACTTGCCAGTATTCTCAAGACTAAAGGGAACAGAATCAGAAAAAGCAAAAGAGATGCTTCAAGGTTCTAGAACAAAAATTTATGATTCAGTTGAAGAGGCAATTAATGCTGCAGTAATGGGAGTAAAAAAATGACTGATATTTTTGAATTGCTCAAAGGAAAACCTGAAGATTCAGATTATAAAAAGAAAGGAGTCATTGTACAAGGAATCACAGGATCGTATGGATCATTACATGCACAAAACATGATAGCATATGGAACAAATGTAGTTGCAGGTGTTACTCCTGGAAAAGGCGGACAGACATGGAATGACAGTGTACCAATTTACAATACAATGAAAGAAGCAGTAGAGGCAACTGGTGCAAAAATATCCATAGTCTTTGTTCCAGCAAAATTCTTCTTATCTGCAGGAA
The window above is part of the Nitrosopumilus sp. genome. Proteins encoded here:
- the dps gene encoding DNA protection during starvation protein — protein: MSESKTPNVVGINVLKQNGLDVDELVKELIKNAAVEFTAYYYFTNLRAHCTGMEGEGLKGIIEDARLEDLSHFESCLERIYQLGGSLPNDATEFIKISGCEFLQLPANPTDHKAILEKCLKAEQGAIVNWNKICQMTHGKDPATYDIAKDILAEEIEHESWFLELIYGRPSGHMRRKYSGERPHTRKHSRALDMA
- a CDS encoding succinate--CoA ligase subunit beta, which encodes MRLLEFQAKELFREYGINLLDSKASTDIEQGRKHAKELGYPFVIKIQVPVGGRGKAGGIQVCKNDDEFELKYPQIMDLTIKGEKARAILLEKMADIKKELYLSLFLNRSKRCYTIIASAEGGVEIESVKNQIIKEVGLGNVSDEMAKEVAKEMGLVGKTADQFVDTLKKLSKLTIEKEAELAEINPLAIMQDDSIMALDGKFVTDDNSNFRHDELQKYQEKTEIEERAEKSGFSLVELDGDIAVVGNGAGLVMSTLDMLSDNGGKAACFLDVGGGATTESVYEALTLISKIKRVKGILVNLYGGIVKTTVVAEAFLKAYEDNLIDLPVFSRLKGTESEKAKEMLQGSRTKIYDSVEEAINAAVMGVKK